One window of the Equus caballus isolate H_3958 breed thoroughbred chromosome 2, TB-T2T, whole genome shotgun sequence genome contains the following:
- the C2H4orf33 gene encoding UPF0462 protein C4orf33 homolog, with the protein MDFKIEHTWDGFPVKHEPVFVRLNPGDRGVTMEVSAPFFNDPPAPLGEPGKPFNELWNYEVVEAFFLNDLTKQYLEVELCPHGQHLVLLLSGRRNVWKQELALSFKVSRGETKWEGRAYLPWTYFPPNVTKFNSFAIHGSSDKRSYEALYPVPQHELQQGQKPDFHRLEYFKPFNFNTLLGEEWKQPESDLWLREKPDI; encoded by the exons ATGGATTTTAAAATTGAACACACTTGGGATGGTTTTCCAGTGAAGCATGAGCCAGTGTTTGTCAGACTAAATCCAGGTGACAGAGGAGTGACGATGGAAGTTAGTGCTCCATTTTTCAATGATCCTCCAGCTCCActtggagaaccaggaaagccttTCAATGAACTGTGGAATTATGAAG TTGTGGAAGCATTTTTCTTGAATGACCTAACCAAACAGTATTTAGAAGTTGAACTTTGTCC CCATGGACAGCATTTGGTGCTTTTACTCTCTGGAAGAAGAAATGTGTGGAAA CAAGAACTTGCTCTGTCATTCAAAGTATCCAGAGGAGAGACAAAATGGGAAGGCAGAGCTTATCTTCCTTGGACCTATTTTCCACCAAATGTGACAAAATTCAATTCATTTGCAATTCATGGATCTAGTGATAAAAGAAGCTATGAGGCTCTTTACCCTGTACCTCAGCATGAGCTGCAACAAGGACAAAAACCTGATTT CCATCGTTTGGAATACTTCAAGCCTTTCAATTTTAACACACTGCTTGGAGAAGAATGGAAACAACCCGAATCAGACCTGTGGCTAAGAGAGAAACCTGATATATAG